One genomic region from Paraburkholderia azotifigens encodes:
- a CDS encoding sulfate/molybdate ABC transporter ATP-binding protein: MGITVRNLQKRFGDFTALDNVSLDFPPGELVALLGPSGCGKTTLLRVIAGLEYADAGQVVLQGQDVAEVGARERNVGFVFQHYALFRHMTVFENVAFGLRVKPRKERPSEAVIRAKVHELLKLVQLDWLAQRYPSELSGGQRQRIALARALAVEPKVLLLDEPFGALDAKVRKELRSWLRRLHDDLHISTIFVTHDQEEALEVADRIVVLNHGHVEQVGSPQDVYDHPQTSFVYEFLGAANRLHGSVDGKGFVVDGAAQPITIEANFQGPAFAYVRPHDLVLYPQASGHRDGIVVGVRRVVPLGGSVRVELEGREGHVLEAELDREAWRELQLNVGDGVTAVPRALRVFPAH; encoded by the coding sequence ATGGGTATCACCGTACGCAATCTGCAAAAACGCTTTGGCGATTTCACCGCGCTCGACAACGTCTCGCTCGATTTTCCGCCGGGCGAACTGGTCGCGCTGCTTGGACCGTCCGGTTGTGGCAAGACCACGCTGCTGCGCGTGATCGCGGGCCTCGAATACGCCGATGCAGGCCAGGTCGTGCTGCAGGGCCAGGACGTTGCGGAAGTCGGCGCGCGCGAGCGTAACGTCGGCTTCGTGTTCCAGCACTACGCGCTGTTCCGTCACATGACGGTGTTCGAGAACGTCGCGTTCGGCCTGCGCGTGAAGCCGCGCAAGGAGCGTCCGTCCGAAGCCGTGATCCGCGCGAAAGTGCATGAGCTGCTCAAGCTCGTGCAACTCGACTGGCTCGCGCAACGTTATCCGTCGGAACTGTCGGGCGGCCAGCGTCAGCGAATCGCGCTGGCTCGCGCGCTTGCCGTCGAGCCAAAGGTGCTGCTGCTCGACGAGCCGTTCGGCGCACTCGACGCGAAAGTGCGCAAGGAGTTGCGCAGCTGGCTGCGGCGTCTGCATGACGACCTGCATATCTCGACGATCTTCGTCACGCACGACCAGGAAGAAGCGCTCGAAGTCGCGGACCGCATCGTCGTGCTGAATCACGGGCACGTCGAGCAGGTAGGCAGTCCGCAGGACGTGTACGACCATCCGCAGACTTCGTTCGTGTACGAGTTTCTCGGCGCGGCGAACCGCCTGCATGGCAGTGTCGACGGCAAGGGTTTCGTCGTCGACGGCGCGGCGCAGCCGATCACGATCGAAGCGAACTTCCAGGGCCCGGCGTTCGCGTACGTGCGTCCGCACGATCTCGTGCTGTATCCGCAGGCGTCGGGGCATCGCGACGGCATCGTCGTCGGCGTGCGGCGCGTGGTGCCGCTCGGCGGCTCGGTGCGCGTCGAACTCGAAGGTCGCGAAGGGCATGTGCTGGAAGCGGAACTGGATCGCGAAGCATGGCGCGAGTTGCAGCTGAACGTCGGCGATGGCGTGACGGCCGTGCCGCGCGCGCTGCGCGTATTCCCCGCGCATTAA
- a CDS encoding CysB family HTH-type transcriptional regulator codes for MNFQQLRFVREAVRQNMNLTEVANVLYTSQSGVSKQIKDLEDELGVDIFIRRGKRLTGLTEPGKAVHQLIERMLLDAENLRRVARQYADQDNGHLVVATTHTQARYALPKVVRQFTEVYPKVHLALRQGNPQQIAQMIINGEADIGISTEALDRYPDIVTFPCYSWHHVVVVPKGHPLVGRENLSLEEIAEYPIVTYDQDFTGRSHIDQAFAKAGALPDVVLTAIDADVIKTYVELGMGIGIVAAMAFDPKRDTELVALDTQHLFEASTTRVGLRKGAFLRGYAYRLIEMFAPQLHEADIASQLREAA; via the coding sequence ATGAATTTCCAGCAGTTGCGCTTCGTGCGCGAAGCCGTGCGGCAGAACATGAACCTGACGGAAGTGGCGAACGTGCTGTACACGTCGCAGTCGGGCGTGTCGAAACAGATCAAGGATCTCGAGGACGAACTCGGCGTCGATATTTTCATTCGACGCGGCAAGCGTTTGACGGGCCTGACTGAGCCGGGCAAGGCCGTGCATCAGCTGATCGAGCGGATGCTGCTCGACGCGGAGAACCTGCGCCGTGTCGCGCGCCAGTATGCAGATCAGGACAACGGTCACCTCGTCGTCGCGACGACGCACACGCAGGCGCGCTATGCGCTGCCGAAGGTGGTGCGCCAGTTCACCGAGGTTTATCCGAAGGTGCATCTCGCGCTGCGTCAGGGCAACCCGCAGCAGATCGCGCAGATGATCATCAATGGCGAAGCGGATATCGGCATCTCGACGGAAGCGCTCGACCGCTATCCCGACATCGTGACGTTCCCGTGCTACTCGTGGCATCACGTCGTGGTCGTGCCGAAGGGGCATCCTCTCGTGGGCCGCGAGAACCTGTCGCTCGAAGAGATCGCCGAATATCCGATCGTCACGTACGACCAGGACTTCACGGGCCGCTCGCATATCGACCAGGCCTTCGCGAAAGCGGGCGCGCTGCCCGACGTCGTGCTGACGGCCATCGACGCCGACGTGATCAAGACCTATGTCGAACTCGGCATGGGCATCGGCATCGTCGCGGCGATGGCGTTCGATCCGAAGCGCGACACCGAACTTGTCGCGCTGGATACGCAACATCTGTTCGAAGCGAGTACGACGCGGGTCGGTTTGCGCAAGGGCGCGTTCCTGCGAGGGTATGCGTATCGGCTGATCGAAATGTTCGCGCCGCAACTGCACGAAGCGGATATCGCGAGCCAGCTGCGCGAAGCAGCCTGA